The Levilactobacillus namurensis genomic interval ACGCATGAAGCTGTCTTCTTGGACGCTCCCCCGTACCTTGACCCAGCTCCCCTCGGCAACACCGGCAAATTGGGCTTCATCTTCAGCGCCGCGAGAGAACTTCTTGACCACGATGGAAGACGTGTAGTCGGTGATCTTCAGGGTCAGTAATTGCCGACCGGACCGTAACTTCCGAATTTCCTTATCGAAAACGTAACCTTCAACGATGACCGACCGTTCTTCTTGGGTAATGTCGACCATTCGCATAACGGGTTGGTCCCCCTTGATGGTCTTCCCAATCTGCGTTGGTCCACTCGCGGCGATTGGCTCATCCGATTGCCGCTTCTGGTTCGCCTTAGCAATCGCCGCGGCCGCTTGCTTTGCCAGTTGCGCATCCGTCTTTTCTTGACGAGCCTTAAACTCATTGATCTTCGCCTGCGACTTGGACTCGTCGACCATGACCTGAATGTTGAACTTAGGGAAGCCCGCCTGCCGGTAGGTCGCCTCCAGCGGCCCCAATGCCTGATTCTGCAGGAAGTCTTTGACTACTTCGTTCTGCGCGTACAGGAGGACCCGCCCGTCTGCATCCAGTTCGGGCACCTGCGATTGGGTCAGCTCCATGACCAGATTATTCGTCAGGCCACTATTCTTGACGACCCATTGCCAATAGTCACCCAACAAGCGGTTGGTCAGCTCCGGTTCGGCGACGACCACGGTCGCCCCCACCGTCGCGATTTCGTGAAACGCGATTTGCAGGTGCTGATGGAAGTCCGCAAACAAGGTGAAGGGCAGAATCTGCGGAAATTGCAGATAAAACTGCCACCGGCGTGACTGGTCATGAACCGTCAGCTTGTTTAGCGTGGCCCCCTGAAAGGCTGGTTGATCCGCCATACTGGTCAAATCAAGCTGCTGTAAGAGTTTCTGAAATAAACTGTGCCGATCTTCGTCCACAAGGAAGCTCCTTTCCGTGACGTTACGCGTCGAAAAAAGGCCAGCAAGTCAAGCTGGCCTTCTCCCGCGAAACGCTAGTCAATATCTTTAAACAAAATTTCAATGGTGCTGGCAACCTCGTCTTTGATGGCTTCGACCGTCTCACCGGTCTTGCGAATCTTGATTTCGACGATGCCTTCACCGGCTTTTTTACCGACGGTGATCCGAGCTGGAATCCCCATCAAATCGGAATCCGCAAACTTGACCCCTGGCCGTTCCTTCCGGTCATCGGTCAAGACCCGGTATCCTGCAGCCGTCAGTTGCTTTTCCAGTTCAGCCGTCAAATCAGCTTGTTCCGCCTTCTTCAGGTTAACCGGAATCAAGTGAATGTCGAACGGTGCGATGTTCCGGGGCCAAACCAGCCCGTGTTCATCCGCTTGTTGTTCCGCCACTGCGGACAGCAACCGGCTCACTCCGATACCGTAGCATCCCATGACCACGGGTTGTTGCCGCCCGTTCTCATCTAAGACCGTTGCACCCAAGGCGTCCGAGTACCGCGTCCCCAGCTTGAAAATGTGGCCAATTTCGATGCCCTTAGTAAACTTCAAGACGCCAGAGCCGTCCGGGGAGACATCCCCTGCCTGAACCGTCCGTAAGTCCACGTAAGCATCGACCCGGAAGTCCCGGTCAATATTCGCGTTAATGTAATGGTGGCCATCTTCATTGGCGCCCACGGCCACGTTGACCATGTCACCCACGTATTGGTCCGCTAAGATCTTAACGTCTTCGCCGACGCCAACCGGACCCAGGGAGCCAAAGCTAGCCCCCAGGTACTTTTCAGCATCTTCCGGCGTTGCAGGGTCCAAGAAGTCCGCATTCAAGTAATTCTTCAGCTTGGTTTCGTTGACTTCGTGGTCGCCACGAACCAGAACCAAGACCGGTTGGTCCTTATCCGCCATGTAGAGCATACTCTTGACTAGGTCAGCTGGTTGGACCTTTAAGAAGGCCGCCAAGTCCTCAATACTCTTCACGCCTGGGGTGGCAATCTTCTCCAGGTCAGCTGGCGTTGCGTGCGACTTCTTGCTGATAAAGAGACTCTTGGCCATTTCCAGGTTTGCCGCGTAGTCGGAAGAATCCGAGTAGACGATGGTGTCTTCACCCACTGGTGCGATGGCGGAGAATTCCTTGGAATCTTTGCCACCCATGGCACCGCCATCCCCGACGATTGCCCGGTAGTTCAACCCGATTCGATCGAAGATGCGCTCGTAAGCCCCTTCCATCTGACCATAAATCCGGTCCAAATCAGCATCGTCCAGGGAGAAGGAGTAGGCATCCTTCATGATGAACTCACGACCCCGTAACAACCCATACCGTGGCCGGTCTTCATCGCGGTACTTCGCTTGGATTTGGTACATCACGAGAGGCAACCGCTTGTAGGACTTCACGGCATCGCGAATCAACATGGTGTAAGTTTCTTCGTGCGTCGGTGCCAAGATAAAGTCACTGTCATGCCGGTTCTTGAACTTGAACAGGTTAGGACCGTAAGTCTCATAACGGCCGGAATCCCGCCACAAAGAGGCCGGTAAGACCGCCGGCATCAACGTTTCCACGGCGTCGATCTTGTCCATTTCTTCGCGAATGATGGTTTCGATGTTGGTCAAGACCCGAAAGGCTAGTGGGAGGTAAGCGTACATCCCCGCCGTCACCTGACGGATATAACCAGCCCGCAGCATCATTTGATGGCTGAGAGCCTCAGCATCATTCGGCACCTCTTTCAAGGTTGGAATGAGTAGTTTTGATTGCTTCATAGTCAAATATTCCCTTCTCGTAACGTCCTAATCATCGAATAAAGTAGCGTTCGATATCGTTCCAGGTTACCAACAACATCAAGACGACCAAGAAGGCCACCCCAACTAAGGTAATCCCCGCTTCCACGTTTTCCGAAAGTGGTTTACGGCGAACGGCTTCGATTAGGTTTAATAATATTTTACCACCATCCAAGGCTGGAATTGGCAGTAAATTCACAATTGCTAAGTTCAAGGACAGGAAGGCCAGGAAGTTCAGAATCCCGACCAACCCAAACTTGGCGGCCTCAGAAGTCGTGGCGAAAATAGCCACCGGCCCCCCCAGATCGTTTAAGCTAAAGTGACCCGAAACCATGTGCCATAACGCACCAAACAGCGCTTTGGTCATGGTCCAAGTCTGTGTGAACCCGGACAGCAGAATCGTCCCCACACGCTTGTCTTGGGCCTGCGTGATACCGATCATGCCGACCGTCTTCCCGTTAGAGGTCTCCCCCTTCGGCGTTAAAGTCAGGTGCTTGAGCGTCCCGTTGCGGTCAATGGTCACTTTGGTGGCCTTGTTGGCCCGGGGTTGAATGGCCTGACTCAGCGCCGTCCAATCCTTAGTCTTTTGTCCGTTGACGCTTAAAATCTTATCGTTATTCCGAATCCCCGCTTGCTTGGCGACCGAAACCGGGGTCGTGGACACCTGCACTTGGTTGGTGCCCATGGCAACACCGCCTTGAGCTACCGCCATCAACATAAACGTCACAATAGCCAACAAGATGTTGTTCATCGGTCCCGCAAAGTTGGTGACCAGGCGGCGCCCCAGCGAAGCCGCTTGAAACTGAACGTCGCGTGGGGCGATTCGGAGTTCCGTCCCATCATTTTCAATAATCGTCGCGTCGTGCGCCACGGGGTAGCGTTTAACGGCTGATTCGTCACCGTTCTCGTACCCTTCAATCCACAGGTCATCTTCTAGATCCGTGGCCGTGACTTCTAACGGGATGCCGTTAAACAGCGTCGATTTTTTACTGGTATTGATCCGTTCCACCGTATCGTTGGCCCCGAGATACAAGCTCACCGGCGTCCCAGGCTTCAGCTCTTCTTCGTCATCTTCGGCGCCCGCCATCCGGACGTACCCACCGACGGGGAGTAGCCGTAACGTGTAAGTCGTCCCGTCCTTCCCCCGGTGGTAGACCAGCTTAGGTCCCATACCGATGGAGAATTCCCGTACCAGGATCCCGCCACGCTTGGCAAAGTAAAAATGCCCAAACTCATGCACGATGACCAAGATACCAAAGACAATGATAAAGGTAATAATCGTTGTAATCACAGATGTCGTCCCTTCTTCAGTCCGTAGTCTTAATTGCTGCTTTTAAGCATACCTTAGCCCCCGCGCGGACGCAAGCGAACGTGTCACTCTAAATCAAACCAAAGAGATGAATCACGGGTAAAACTAACAGTAAACTATCAAACCGGTCTAAGATTCCCCCGTGACCCGGAAGAATCTTCCCAGAGTCCTTGACGCCGTAGTAGCGTTTCAAAGCGGATTCTACCAAATCCCCCAATTGACCCACGATGGAGAAGATCAACGTCAACCCCACCATCGTAATCAGACTGTAGTCCCCGGTCGGGAAGAAGTACCAGAAAATCGAAACCAGAATCGTCGCGACCAGGGTGCCCCCGATGGACCCTTCCCAAGTCTTATTAGGACTAATGTGCGGTGCTAATTTATGCCGCCCCAGCTTCCGGCCAATCATGTAAGCTCCAGAATCCGTCAGCCAGACAATGAACAGCGCGTACAATAAGGTGACCAAGCTCACGGCCCGGGCCGCCACGAAGAAGTGGAACCCGATCCCGATGTATAACATGCTCAGCGTAATCACCCCGGCGTCGTCAAAGGAGAACCGGTTGCGGGAGAAGACCGTCCGCACTAAGAGTAACAGGACGAACAAGTAGACCAAATACCACGACGTAAGATAGTGGAGTAAGTGGTTGAACCACGTCGTTGGCGCAATCACCACTAAGATCCCTAGTCCCGAAATGATGGCTTCTGGACTGATCAACAATTTTTTCCGCATGATCAAGACTTCCGATAACGCCACTAACCCTAATGCAAAGGCCGCAATATCGACCCAAACTCCGCCGGCGATAATAATGGGGATAAAAATAACCAACGCCACGATCGCCGTAATAACCCGTTGTTTCATCTTCCAAGCTCCTCAATATAAAGAATTTACTTATTGGTTAAACCACCAAACCGCCGATGCCGTTGCTGGTAAGCGTAGATGGCCCGTTCTAACGTCGTTTGATCAAAGTCCGGCCAATGGTCCGCCATAAAGACGAACTCGCTGTAGGCGACCTGCCAAAGCATAAAGTTCGACAGTCGCTCTTCCCCACTGGTCCGAATCAACAGGTCAGGGTCTTGTAAGTCCCCCAAGTCACCCGTCATCAAGTGTTGACTGATCAAGGCTTCGTCAATGGCTTCCGGCGCTAAGTCGCCCGCTTGAACGCGTTGGGCCAACTGCTGCATCGCCGTGACGATTTCGGCCCGACCACCATAGTTCAAGGCGAAGTTTAAGACCATCCCCGTACAATCCTGAGTCGCCGTAATCGCATCCTGTACCGCTTGTTGCGTGGCCGCAGGAAGCTTATCCGTATACCCCATCACTTTGACGCGGATATTATTCTTCACCAGGTCCGGAACGAACGTGCTGAAGAAGTCGACCGGTAATTTCATGAGGTAATTGACTTCTGCTATCGGCCGTTTCCAATTTTCCGTTGAGAACGCGTAGAGCGTCAACACCTTCACACCCAGCTGACTGGCCGCTTTGGCGACCGTCTTCACAGTATACATCCCCTGCTTATGACCAGCGATTCGCGGTAAATGCCGCTGCTGCGCCCACCGACCGTTACCATCCATAATGATGGCAACGTGGGCGGGAATGTTGCTTTCATCAAGCTGTCGCTCGGCGACCTCGCCGGTTTGTTGATCCTTATTTAAAAATGAGAACACAGCGCACCTCCATTGCTCTTTACAACCTCTCATCTTAACAAAAAAAGGGCTAGGATACTATCCTAGCCCCAAAATTGTGCGAAATCTTTAGCTTTGTGCGATTATTCGATTAACCGCCATTCACCGCGTTTCGCATCCGTTAACGTGCCAAAATAGCTCAACAGGTTATTTGCGTCATCGGCGCTGACTTGCCCCAACAGGTTCAAGCCCTCACCCGTTGGTAACGGATCGGATAAGTCGGTGATTTCGTTGCCGTTCTCAATCGTAGCCTTCGAGAACGCCACAATCCAGTCATCCCCAATCAATTGGGTGACCACGAAGAACAAGTTGAAATCATCACTGACAAAAGCTGGTTGGGCGTAGACGCCGTCTTGGATTTCCTCCAATTCAGCACCGTTGTAGTTCAAGACCGAAACATTCTCGGCGTTGACCGGGTTGTTCAAACGAAAGACCATCTTCCCAAATTCTTTGGAACCGGGGGTGATTTCGATGTTTTCTGGTTCTTGTTGGTTATCTTCTGCCATAATCCAGCACTCTCCTTTTAGTCGGTAACTAGTCCGTCATAACTTCTTTTTCTTTATCTGCCGCAATGGCGTCGACACCCTTGATGGCCTTATCCGTTTCCTTTTGAACTTGGTCCTCTAAGTTATGGAGTTGGTCATCCGTGTAATCGCCATCCTTGTGGCCCTTCTTCAGGCTATCCATGGCTTCCCGTCGAACGTTCCGCACGGCAACCTTACCACTTTCAGCAGTGGCCTTAACCTGCTTAGCGATTTCCTTACGCCGTTCCTCGGTTAATTGTGGAATAACCAACCGAATAGCCGAACCATCGTTAGAAGGCGTGATGCCGA includes:
- the rseP gene encoding RIP metalloprotease RseP; the encoded protein is MITTIITFIIVFGILVIVHEFGHFYFAKRGGILVREFSIGMGPKLVYHRGKDGTTYTLRLLPVGGYVRMAGAEDDEEELKPGTPVSLYLGANDTVERINTSKKSTLFNGIPLEVTATDLEDDLWIEGYENGDESAVKRYPVAHDATIIENDGTELRIAPRDVQFQAASLGRRLVTNFAGPMNNILLAIVTFMLMAVAQGGVAMGTNQVQVSTTPVSVAKQAGIRNNDKILSVNGQKTKDWTALSQAIQPRANKATKVTIDRNGTLKHLTLTPKGETSNGKTVGMIGITQAQDKRVGTILLSGFTQTWTMTKALFGALWHMVSGHFSLNDLGGPVAIFATTSEAAKFGLVGILNFLAFLSLNLAIVNLLPIPALDGGKILLNLIEAVRRKPLSENVEAGITLVGVAFLVVLMLLVTWNDIERYFIR
- a CDS encoding phosphatidate cytidylyltransferase, producing MKQRVITAIVALVIFIPIIIAGGVWVDIAAFALGLVALSEVLIMRKKLLISPEAIISGLGILVVIAPTTWFNHLLHYLTSWYLVYLFVLLLLVRTVFSRNRFSFDDAGVITLSMLYIGIGFHFFVAARAVSLVTLLYALFIVWLTDSGAYMIGRKLGRHKLAPHISPNKTWEGSIGGTLVATILVSIFWYFFPTGDYSLITMVGLTLIFSIVGQLGDLVESALKRYYGVKDSGKILPGHGGILDRFDSLLLVLPVIHLFGLI
- a CDS encoding proline--tRNA ligase; its protein translation is MKQSKLLIPTLKEVPNDAEALSHQMMLRAGYIRQVTAGMYAYLPLAFRVLTNIETIIREEMDKIDAVETLMPAVLPASLWRDSGRYETYGPNLFKFKNRHDSDFILAPTHEETYTMLIRDAVKSYKRLPLVMYQIQAKYRDEDRPRYGLLRGREFIMKDAYSFSLDDADLDRIYGQMEGAYERIFDRIGLNYRAIVGDGGAMGGKDSKEFSAIAPVGEDTIVYSDSSDYAANLEMAKSLFISKKSHATPADLEKIATPGVKSIEDLAAFLKVQPADLVKSMLYMADKDQPVLVLVRGDHEVNETKLKNYLNADFLDPATPEDAEKYLGASFGSLGPVGVGEDVKILADQYVGDMVNVAVGANEDGHHYINANIDRDFRVDAYVDLRTVQAGDVSPDGSGVLKFTKGIEIGHIFKLGTRYSDALGATVLDENGRQQPVVMGCYGIGVSRLLSAVAEQQADEHGLVWPRNIAPFDIHLIPVNLKKAEQADLTAELEKQLTAAGYRVLTDDRKERPGVKFADSDLMGIPARITVGKKAGEGIVEIKIRKTGETVEAIKDEVASTIEILFKDID
- a CDS encoding isoprenyl transferase; protein product: MFSFLNKDQQTGEVAERQLDESNIPAHVAIIMDGNGRWAQQRHLPRIAGHKQGMYTVKTVAKAASQLGVKVLTLYAFSTENWKRPIAEVNYLMKLPVDFFSTFVPDLVKNNIRVKVMGYTDKLPAATQQAVQDAITATQDCTGMVLNFALNYGGRAEIVTAMQQLAQRVQAGDLAPEAIDEALISQHLMTGDLGDLQDPDLLIRTSGEERLSNFMLWQVAYSEFVFMADHWPDFDQTTLERAIYAYQQRHRRFGGLTNK
- the frr gene encoding ribosome recycling factor; this translates as MADQIITTASSKMKKAEEALKRELGTIRAGRANASILNRVMVEYYGTQTPLNQVASITIPEPRVLMITPFDKSSLDDIERGILESDVGITPSNDGSAIRLVIPQLTEERRKEIAKQVKATAESGKVAVRNVRREAMDSLKKGHKDGDYTDDQLHNLEDQVQKETDKAIKGVDAIAADKEKEVMTD